A single Triticum dicoccoides isolate Atlit2015 ecotype Zavitan chromosome 2A, WEW_v2.0, whole genome shotgun sequence DNA region contains:
- the LOC119354983 gene encoding ACT domain-containing protein ACR6-like, protein MALTDDHDEYAKLVRGMNPPRVVIDNEASDDATVIRVDSVNSHGTLLAVVQVIADLNLVIRKAYFSSDGSWFMDVFNVTDRDGNKVLDTPTISYIQTTLEAEDCYYPEARNTVGIVPSEEYTSIELTGTDRPGLLSEVCAVLAGMQCAVRSAELWTHNTRVAAVVQVTDAAKAAGGAIEDEARIADISRRLDNLLRGQNGVRAAAAASLTHKERRLHQMMFEDRDYGAAGRPDPRTEVSVTHCAERGYTVVVVRCRDRPKLLFDTVCTITDMQYVVHHGTVSSEPGGGAYQEYYIRHVDGHPVSSEAERRRVVQCLEAAVERRTADGLELEVRTDDRAGLLSDVTRIFRENGLTIRRAEISSEDGEAVDTFYLSDPQGHPVEAKTIEAIRAQIGEAALRVKNNPLADDGGSSSGVAAGSTAFLFGNLFKFYRPFQNFGLIKLY, encoded by the exons ATGGCTCTCACAGACGACCACGACGAGTATGCCAAGCTCGTCCGGGGGATGAACCCGCCGAG GGTTGTGATCGACAACGAAGCCTCCGACGACGCAACCGTCATCCGGGTGGACAGCGTCAACAGCCACGGCaccctcctcgccgtcgtccaggtcATCGCCGACCTCAACCTCGTCATCCGCAAGGCCTACTTCTCCTCCGACGGCAGCTGGTTCATGGACG TGTTCAATGTCACCGACCGTGACGGGAACAAGGTTCTTGACACGCCAACCATCTCCTACATCCAGACG ACGCTGGAAGCCGAGGATTGCTACTACCCGGAGGCTCGCAACACGGTGGGCATCGTGCCGTCGGAGGAGTACACGTCGATCGAGCTCACGGGGACCGACCGCCCGGGCCTGCTCTCCGAGGTGTGCGCGGTGCTCGCCGGCATGCAGTGCGCGGTCCGGAGCGCCGAGCTCTGGACGCACAACACGCGCGTCGCGGCCGTCGTGCAGGTCACGGACGCGGCCAAAGCCGCGGGCGGCGCCATCGAGGACGAGGCCCGCATCGCCGACATCAGCCGGCGCCTCGACAACCTGCTGCGCGGGCAGAACGGCGTGCGAGCGGCGGCCGCGGCGAGCCTGACGCACAAGGAGCGCCGCCTGCACCAGATGATGTTCGAGGACCGGGACTACGGCGCCGCCGGACGGCCGGACCCGCGGACGGAGGTCTCCGTGACGCACTGCGCCGAGCGCGGGTACACCGTGGTGGTGGTCCGGTGCAGGGACCGGCCCAAGCTGCTGTTCGACACCGTCTGCACCATCACGGACATGCAGTACGTGGTCCACCACGGCACCGTAAGCTCCGAGCCGGGCGGCGGCGCCTACCAGGAGTACTACATCAGGCACGTGGACGGCCACCCGGTGAGCTCcgaggccgagcgccggcgcgtcgTCCAGTGCCTCGAGGCGGCCGTGGAGCGCCGCACCGCCGACGGGCTGGAGCTGGAGGTCCGCACCGACGACCGCGCCGGCCTGCTCTCCGACGTCACCCGAATCTTCCGGGAGAACGGGCTGACGATACGGCGCGCCGAGATATCGTCCGAGGACGGGGAGGCCGTGGACACCTTCTACCTGTCGGACCCGCAGGGTCACCCAGTGGAAGCCAAGACGATCGAGGCCATCCGCGCGCAGATCGGCGAGGCCGCGCTGCGGGTAAAGAACAACCCGCTGGCCGACGACGGCGGTTCCAGCTCCGGGGTCGCCGCCGGTTCGACGGCGTTCCTCTTCGGGAACCTCTTCAAGTTCTACCGTCCGTTCCAGAACTTcggcctcatcaagctctactag